Proteins co-encoded in one Stenotrophomonas maltophilia genomic window:
- a CDS encoding serine hydrolase domain-containing protein has protein sequence MGLLKPVRHARRCVCVAAWAVFPIAAAQTTTTASIDADVAAIVQHEHLPGLAMAVVDHGQVVYQHADGMRGDGGHIDQDTLFKIASNSKAMTAALLARLVQQGRLRWDDPVQRHLPGFRMHDAWVGQQMQVRDLLIHNSGLGLGAGDLMLWPEPNAFTRADIIAGLAHLKPVSSFRSRYAYDNLMYVVAGEVAAAAGGKPYDQLMREQVFEPLGMDRCQVGAWPVKQVGNVAQPHAWRAGRNVVVNSDGETSPDLTSMAAGGIRCSLRDMTRWMQVLLEPSLVPDWLNAEQRRTLWTLHMPMPLGERQRRWDNAHFYGYGYGWRVSDMDGQWKVAHTGTLSGMYSSLALLPDRKVGVVMLINGEGEDARTALMQALLKRFTAPHDARPAEAYLAELKTEQATRAASGHQRPVTSPAQAARAVDLPRWQGRYRDPWLGPASLCPGKDGLRFSVDKSPKLQSAVLQQQGRWLLRWDTLGDEAQAWLQPGEGPVPTLDLRAIDPDIDFSYDFQDLHFTRTGDCPGRDRPRR, from the coding sequence ATGGGCCTACTGAAACCTGTCCGGCATGCACGACGCTGCGTCTGCGTGGCGGCGTGGGCGGTGTTCCCGATTGCCGCGGCGCAGACGACCACGACCGCCTCCATCGATGCCGACGTCGCGGCCATCGTCCAGCACGAGCACCTGCCCGGGCTGGCCATGGCCGTGGTCGACCACGGGCAGGTGGTCTACCAGCACGCCGATGGTATGCGCGGCGATGGTGGCCACATCGATCAGGACACGCTGTTCAAGATCGCCTCCAACAGCAAGGCGATGACCGCCGCGCTGCTGGCGCGGCTGGTGCAGCAGGGCCGGCTGCGCTGGGATGATCCGGTGCAGCGGCACCTGCCAGGTTTCCGCATGCATGACGCGTGGGTGGGCCAGCAGATGCAGGTGCGCGACCTGCTGATCCACAACAGCGGCCTCGGCCTGGGCGCGGGTGACCTGATGCTGTGGCCGGAGCCGAACGCATTCACCCGCGCCGACATCATTGCCGGTCTGGCGCACCTGAAACCGGTCAGCAGCTTCCGCAGCCGCTATGCCTACGACAACCTGATGTATGTGGTGGCCGGCGAAGTGGCGGCCGCTGCCGGTGGCAAGCCATACGACCAGCTGATGCGCGAGCAGGTGTTCGAGCCGCTCGGCATGGACCGTTGCCAGGTCGGGGCATGGCCGGTGAAGCAGGTGGGCAACGTGGCCCAGCCGCATGCCTGGCGCGCGGGCCGCAACGTGGTGGTGAACTCCGATGGTGAAACCAGCCCCGACCTGACGTCGATGGCCGCCGGCGGCATCCGCTGTTCCCTGCGTGACATGACGCGTTGGATGCAGGTGCTGCTGGAGCCTTCCCTGGTCCCTGATTGGCTCAATGCCGAGCAGCGCCGCACGCTGTGGACCCTGCACATGCCGATGCCGCTGGGCGAACGCCAGCGGCGCTGGGACAACGCGCACTTCTACGGCTACGGCTATGGCTGGCGGGTGTCGGACATGGACGGGCAGTGGAAGGTGGCGCACACCGGCACGCTGTCGGGCATGTATTCGTCGCTGGCCCTGCTGCCCGACCGCAAGGTGGGCGTGGTGATGCTGATCAACGGCGAGGGCGAGGACGCACGCACGGCGCTGATGCAGGCGCTGCTGAAGCGCTTCACCGCTCCGCATGATGCGCGCCCGGCCGAGGCCTATCTGGCCGAACTGAAGACCGAGCAGGCCACGCGGGCAGCATCGGGCCATCAGCGACCTGTGACGTCCCCGGCGCAGGCGGCGCGCGCGGTCGATCTGCCGCGCTGGCAGGGCCGTTACCGCGATCCCTGGCTGGGGCCGGCCTCGCTGTGCCCGGGCAAGGACGGCCTGCGTTTCAGCGTGGACAAGTCGCCGAAGCTGCAGAGCGCCGTGCTGCAACAGCAAGGACGCTGGCTGCTGCGCTGGGATACGCTGGGAGACGAAGCGCAGGCATGGCTGCAACCGGGCGAAGGCCCGGTGCCGACGCTGGACCTGCGCGCCATCGATCCGGACATCGACTTCAGCTATGACTTCCAGGACCTGCATTTCACTCGTACTGGCGATTGCCCTGGCCGCGACCGCCCACGCCGCTGA